TGTACAACTACTTTTGGAATGGGAAGCTGATGCCAACGCCAAGGATAGTAGCGGTGTTACGTCCCTCATGGCAGCCTCATACGAAGGTCATTTCGATATTGTAAAACTGCTCATCGAAAATAGAGCCGATATCCATGCAAAGAGCAAAGACGGAGATACCGCATTATTGGCAGCTACCACAAAGGGTCACACCAAGATAATGGAATTGCTCAAGGCTCACGGAGCCAAAGAGTAAAGGCTGACTGGCGAGTTCTTGACGGCAAGAACAGGAAGTACACTTGAGTCGAGCTAACGCGATTGCCGAATTTGCAGCTTCCTCTGGGCGAGCGTGCATTTTTGCGGATTACGCACAGATAAACAGTCGTTCAACTACCACCCGAAACTGAATCTCTATCATGATCCGGCTATGGGCCTTGACAAATGAACCGGTTGGGGGTAATTTAGCAAATTCAAAAAGGGCCGTTAGCTCAACTGGTAGAGCAACTGACTCTTAATCAGTAGGTTTGGGGTTCGAGCCCCCGACGGCCCACCAGAGAAAACAAGAGGTTAGCCAATTTCTGGCTGGCCTTTTTTGTTGAGGGATACTCAGGGATAATCATTCTGCCAGAAATGCCTCCTGCAGAAAACCATGCAGGCGCTATTTCAAATTCAGATAATCTCTTATACATCCTTAGTTATCGCTTGTTATAGTCAGCGCCAAAAATTTTGTCGTTTGTCCCGCGTGTGAATTACAGGATATTGGTAGCGACCGGCGTCCCTGCCGGTCCATTCAATCGATATCATTAATCATATTAAAGAGTGTGCCGGCACGGAGGCACGGCACCTACCAATACCCCCCTGTCCCTAATCGGACATTAGTTTTGGCAATTCGTGTGTGTGTTTGGGCTCCAGTTTCCGTGACCGACAGACTGCAAGGGCTTAAAGAAACGACGGCGTTTCAGATTGTATTGAAACGCCGCCCTCATATATTGCCAATAGCCTCCTTGAGCATTTCAAAACACCATCAATTCGTGGCGGCTATCGCTTCCCGATCATCCGATCTGCAGTTCAGACGTGCTTCAGAAGCCTTCGAAGACGTTTATGCTACGATCGGACGAGATCGAAGCGGTCAAGGTTCATTACCTTGTTCCACACCGCTACAAAGTCGTGCACAAACTTCTCCTGTGAGTCCTCGCATCCGTAGACCTCCGCCACGGCCCGGAGTTGGGAGTTCGAACCGAAGACGAGGTCGACACGGGTACCTGTCCACTTGAGTTCGCCCGTTGCGCGATCACGCCCCTCGAACGCATCTTCGCCTTCCGAGGTTGTCTTCCACGAGGTTCTCATGTCGAGCAGATTCACGAAGAAATCATTGGTGAGGGTCTCCGGCCGCTTGGTGAAAACACCGTGCTTGGACTGTCCGAAGTTGGCATTCAAGACGCGCATACCACCAACGAGAACCGTCATCTCAGGTGCGGTCAGCGTCAGCAGTTGCGCACGATCGACCAGCAATTCTTCTTCCGATACGGCGTACTTGGTTTTGAGGTAGTTACGGAACCCGTCTGCAACCGGTTCGAGTACGGCGAACGACTCCACGTCGGTTTGCTCCTGCAAGGCATCCGTGCGTCCGGGCGTGAAGGGAACGGTCACATCGTGACCGGCATTCCTCGCAGCTTGCTCGACACCTGCGCATCCACCCAGGACAATCAGGTCGGCGAGAGACACCTTCTTCCCGCCTGACTGCGCACTGTTGAACTCCTCCTGGATTCCCTCGAAGGCCTGCAGAACAGTCTTCAGTCGGGCAGGCTGGTTAACCTCCCAATCCTTTTGCGGTGCGAGACGAATTCGCGCGCCGTTCGCACCGCCGCGCTTGTCGGAGCCACGGAACGTGGATGCCGACGCCCAGGCCGTCGAGACCAGTTCCGAGACGGACAGGCCGGAAGCAAGGATCTTGACCTTAAGGTCTGCAATGTCCAGAGCGTCGACCAGCTCATGATCGACTGCAGGCACAGGGTCTTGCCAGATCAGCTCCTCGGCCGGGACCTCCGCACCGAGATAGCGCGAGCGGGGCCCCATGTCGCGGTGTGTCAGCTTGAACCACGCCCGGGCGAAGGCGTCTGCCAACTGGTCCGGGTTCTCGTAGAAGCGCCTTGAAATCTTTTCATAGATAGGGTCGACCTTCAAGGCAATGTCCGTGGTCAGCATGCCCGGGGCGTGACGCTTCGACGGGTCGTGGGCATCCGGCACCGTGCCGGCGCCGGCGTCACCCTTCGGTCGCCACTGATGCGCACCGGCAGGGCTCTTCGTCAATTCCCATTCGTAGGTGAACAGGTTTCTGAAGAAGTTGTTGCTCCACTTCGTTGGCGTTTGGGTCCAAGTGATCTCTATGCCGCTGGTGATCGTGTCGCCGGCTTTGCCCGTGCCGAAGCTGCTCTTCCAGCCGAGGCCCTGTTCCTCGATGGAGGCGGCTTCGGGCTCAGGACCGACATGCGCCGCATCACCGGCGCCGTGCGTCTTGCCGAACGCGTGGCCGCCCGCTATGAGCGCCACCGTCTCTTCGTCGTTCATCGCCATGCGAGCGAAGATCTCACGGATATCCTTGGCCGCCAAGAGAGGATCCGGGTTGCCGTCCGGCCCTTCCGGGTTGACGTAGATCAGGCCCATCTGTACGGCCGCCAGAGGGTTTTCCAGATCCCGGTCGCCGGTGTAACGGCTGTCAGGCTTGTCACTTGTAGCCAGCCATTCTTTTTCGGCACCCCAGGAGGTTTCATCCGGCTCCCAGACATCCTCGCGCCCGCCGCCGAAGCCGAAGGTTTTGAAGCCCATCGACTCAAGCGCACAATTGCCGGCGAGGATCATAAGGTCGGCCCAGGAGATCTTGCGGCCGTATTTCCGCTTAATCGGCCAGAGCAGACGGCGCGCCTTGTCGAGGTTCGCGTTGTCGGGCCAGCTATTGAGAGGCGCAAAGCGTTGGGTGCCGGACCCCGCGCCCCCGCGGCCGTCGCCGATCCGGTAGGTGCCCGCGCTGTGCCACGCCATGCGGATGAAGAGTCCCCCGTAGTGACCGAAATCGGCCGGCCACCAGTCCTGCGAGT
The sequence above is a segment of the Desulfomonile tiedjei DSM 6799 genome. Coding sequences within it:
- the katG gene encoding catalase/peroxidase HPI, whose protein sequence is MNEDSKSPVVGGAKQPAFGKGTTNRDWWPNELNLKILNQNCPMSNPMGKEFNYAEEFKKLDLKAVKKDLYALMTDSQDWWPADFGHYGGLFIRMAWHSAGTYRIGDGRGGAGSGTQRFAPLNSWPDNANLDKARRLLWPIKRKYGRKISWADLMILAGNCALESMGFKTFGFGGGREDVWEPDETSWGAEKEWLATSDKPDSRYTGDRDLENPLAAVQMGLIYVNPEGPDGNPDPLLAAKDIREIFARMAMNDEETVALIAGGHAFGKTHGAGDAAHVGPEPEAASIEEQGLGWKSSFGTGKAGDTITSGIEITWTQTPTKWSNNFFRNLFTYEWELTKSPAGAHQWRPKGDAGAGTVPDAHDPSKRHAPGMLTTDIALKVDPIYEKISRRFYENPDQLADAFARAWFKLTHRDMGPRSRYLGAEVPAEELIWQDPVPAVDHELVDALDIADLKVKILASGLSVSELVSTAWASASTFRGSDKRGGANGARIRLAPQKDWEVNQPARLKTVLQAFEGIQEEFNSAQSGGKKVSLADLIVLGGCAGVEQAARNAGHDVTVPFTPGRTDALQEQTDVESFAVLEPVADGFRNYLKTKYAVSEEELLVDRAQLLTLTAPEMTVLVGGMRVLNANFGQSKHGVFTKRPETLTNDFFVNLLDMRTSWKTTSEGEDAFEGRDRATGELKWTGTRVDLVFGSNSQLRAVAEVYGCEDSQEKFVHDFVAVWNKVMNLDRFDLVRS